The sequence GTTTCTGGTACATCGTCGACCGCACCAAGGACATGATCGTGACCGGCGGGTTCAACGTGTTCCCGCGCGAGATCGAGGACGTGATCGCCACCGATCCGGCCGTGGCCCAGGTCGCGGTGATTGGCGTGCCCGACGAGAAGTGGGGCGAACTCGTCACCGCCGTCGTCGTACCCCGCCCTGGTGCGGCGATCGACGTCGAGGCGATCCAGCACCTGGTCAAGGACAAGAAGGGCTCGGTGCACGTACCCAAGCGGGTCCTCACCGTCGAGGCGATCCCCATGACCGCTCTCGGCAAGCCGGACAAGAAGGCCTTGCGCGCAACGTACGCCTGACAAGGGCTCGAGCAACGACGAAGGGCCGCACCTGACAGGTGCGGCCCTTCGTCGTGCGTTGGTCAGCTGCCGCTGAAGTTGGGCTTGCGGCGCTCGGCGAACGAACGCGGCCCTTCCTTGGCATCGTTGCTTGCGAACACTGCTGCGCCGACGGTGGCATCGTCCTTCCAGCACTCGTTCTCGTGCTTGCCCTCGGAGTCGCGGATTGTCTTCAGCACAGCCTGGACGGCCAGCGGGCCGTTCGCGGCGATCAGGTCGGCGACCTCGAGCGCGGCGGTCAACGCCTCGCCGTCGGGGACGATCCGGCCGATGAGGCCGATCTCCTTGGCCTCGGCAGCCAGGACGTGGCGCCCGGTCAGCAACAGTTCGGCAGCGATCGTGTACGGGATCTGCCGGGGCAGGCGTACGGCCGAACCGCCCAGCGGGTAGAGGCCCCACTTGACCTCGGATACGCCGAACTTGGCCGACTCGCCGGCGATCCGGATGTCAGTCGCCTGCAGGATCTCGGTGCCGCCCGCGATCGCCGGGCCCTCGACGGCAGCGATCAGCGGCTTGGTCAATCGGAAGCCCTTGAGCAGCGACTTGATGATCGACGGATCGAAGGCGCCGGAGGCGAACTTGTCGCCCGGTGCGTCCTTCGACATCGCCTTGAGGTCTGCGCCTGCGCAGAAGTAGCCGCCGGCGCCGGTCAGGATGACGACGCGTACCTCGGGGTCATTGTTGGCCCGTTCCCAGGCTTGCTCCATCAGCCCCAACATCTCGCCCGAGAGGGCGTTGCGGGACTCGGGACGGTTCATCGTGACGATGAGGGTGTGTCCGCGGAGTTCGGTCAGGAGATGCGGCTGGGTCGGCTCGTGCGACTCGCTCGTGGATGACTCGCTCATGGACGCAGTGTAGACACAAACGAGAACGTGTTCTAGTTTTGCCCACATGGCCCGCAACATTGCCGATCTGTTCGAGCACGCCGTTGACGCTGCACCTGACAAGCCTGCAGTGCAGGTCGGAGACCGTGGGGTCACCTTTGCCGAGCTCGAGGCGGAGTCCAACAAACTCGCCCATTTCCTGAGCAGTCGTGGCATCGGCGCCGGCGACCATGTCGGCCTGTACTCCAAGAACTCTGCCGAGCACGTGATCGCGCTGCTCGCGATCTTCAAGGTCCGCGCCGTCGCGATCAACATCAACTACCGCTACGTCGCCGGGGAACTCGAATACATCTTCGACAACGCCGATCTGGTCGGCCTCGTCCACGACGAGGTGTACGCCCCGCTCGTTGCCGAGGTCGCGCCGAAGTTCGCGAAGCTCAAGACGATCGTCGCGGTGCCCAGCCCGGTTGATGAGATCGGTGACGACGAGTTCGCGTTGATCCAGTCGTACGGCGGTGTCCTCCTGGCCGATGCGGCGGAGGGCCAGTCCGACGCCCGGGACTTCGGGCCGCGCAGCGCCGACGACATCCACATCATCTACACCGGCGGCACCACCGGATTCCCCAAGGGCGTCATGTGGCGCCACGAGGACTTCTGGCGCGTGCTGGGTGGCGGCATCGACTTCATGAGCGGCGACTACCTCGAGGAGTACGACCAGTCCGAGAAGGCGAAGCAGCCCGGGCTCGTCACGCTGCCGCTCAGCCCGCTGATGCACGGCGGCGCGCAGGCAGCCCTCCTGATGCACCTGTTCGCCGGCACCGTCACGATCCTGGAACCGCGATTCGACCCGGTGAAGACCTGGGAGATCATCGACAAGTACGGCGTCCACATGATGTTCATGACGGGCGATGCCATGGCTCGCCCGCTGATCGACGCGTACGAGGCGGGCCGCGCGGACGGTACGCCGTTCAGTGGCCAGACGCTCTTCGCGATCGCCTCGAGCGCGGCGATCTTCTCCAAGCCGGTCAAGGAGCGGTGGATGAAGGCATTCCCCAACGCGGTCTTCACCGATTCCGTGGGCTCGACGGAGACCGGTTTCCAGGGGACCGGCCTGCAGGACGCCAGCGCGCTGTCCACCGATGGCCCGGTCATCACCGCGGGTGCGCACACGGCGGTCCTCGATGAGGATGGCCGGCCGATCGACATCCACGACCCGAAGAACATCGGGTGTGTGGGCCTCACCGCACGCAAGGGTCACGTCCCCGTCGGCTACTACGGCGACCCCGAGAAGTCAGCCAAGACGTTCGTGGAGATCGACGGCGAGCGTCACTCCATCCCCGGGGACATGGCGCGGGTCGAGGGTGAAGGTCGCCTCACATTGCTGGGACGCGGCTCCAACTGCATCAACACCGGTGGGGAGAAGGTCTACCCGGAGGAGGTTGAGGCGGCGATCAAGTTCCACCCCGACATCTACGACACCCTCGTCGTCGGACTGCCTGATGAGACCTACGGCCAGACCGTCGCAGCCGTCGTGCAGCCCACGCCCGGCGCGACGATCGAGCTGGAGGAGTTGCGCACCTTCCTGCGTACGCACTTGTCGGGCTACAAGCTGCCGCGCGTCCTCGCGATCGTCGACGAGATTCCGCGCAACGCCGCCGGCAAGGCGCAGTACCCCCGGGCCAAGGAAATCGCTCTGGCCACCATCTCGACAGGAGCTTCTGCCTGATGCACACCGACCTCTGCGAGCGTTTCGGGATCCAGTACCCGATCTTCGCCTTCACTCCGTCCGAGCACGTGGCCGCCGCGGTGTCGCGTGCCGGTGGTCTGGGTGTGCTGGGCTGCGTACGCTTCAACGACCCGGCCGAACTCGACAAGACCCTCGACTGGCTGGACGCGAACACCGACGGCAAGCCGTACGGCGTCGACGTCGTGATGCCGATGAAGGTCCCGACCGAGGGCACCTCGACGGACCTCAAGTCCTACATCCCGGCTGATCACATCAGCTTCGTCGAGCGGACGCTGCAGCAGTTGGGTGTTCCGCCGCTTCCGGAGGGTGAGGGTCGCGAGGGCGTACTCGGCTGGCTGCACTCGGTCGCGCGTTCGCACGTCGACATCGCCCTGTCTCACCGGCCGGTGCTGATCGCGAATGCCCTCGGGTCGCCGCCGGTGGATGTCATCAACCAGGCTCACGAGGCCGGTGTCCTCGTCGCGGCGCTGGCGGGTGCTGCCAAGCACGCGCAGTCGCATGTGACCAACGGCGTCGACATCATCATCGCCCAGGGCTACGAGGCGGGCGGGCACACCGGCGAGATCGCCTCGATGGTGCTCACGCCGGAGATCGTCGACGCCGTCGGGCCGAATGTCCCTGTGCTCGGTGCCGGCGGGATCGGTCGCGGCCGTCAGGTCGCGGCGTCCCTCGCCCTGGGCGCCCAGGGCGTCTGGACCGGGTCGGTCTGGCTGACCACTGCCGAGTACCAGAACCTGAACACGAACAAGGGCATGACCGAGGCGTTCCTGCGTGCGACCAGCGCGGACACGGTGCGTACGAAGGTCTACACTGGCAAGCCAGCGCGGTTGCTCAAGACCAAGTGGACCGAGGCCTGGGCGGCCGAGGACGCACCGTCGCCGCTGCCGATGCCGCTGCAGAACCTGCTCGTGGCCGACGCGCACAACCGGATGAATGCCCACGGTGATCCGGACGTGATCTCGATGCCGGTGGGTCAGATCGTCGGCACGATGAACGAGGTACGACCGGTGGCCGACGTGATGGCTGACCTGGTCGCCGAGTTCGAGGCGACAGTCGATCGCCTGGACAAGATTCGCTGATGACCAGGGGCGTCTGGCGGCGGCTCGGGGTGCTGGTGGCAGCCCTCGGACTGCTGGCAGCGCCCGCTGCTCGGGCAGTGCCCGGCGGTGCGTCGATCGGATCGGCCGGAGTCTGGATGACGGATGCGGCCGGCCGGGTGGTGATCCTGCACGGACTGAATCAGGTCTACAAGGTGGCGCCGTACACGCCGTCCGCTGGCGGATTCAGCGACGACGACGCAGCCTTCCTGGCAGCCAACGGCTTCAACGCGATGCGCCTGGGAGTCATCTGGGCCGCCGTCGAACCTCGCCCAGGCGCGTACGACGACGCCTATCTGGCCTCGCTCTCCCAGACGGTCCAGACCCTCGCCCGCCACGGGATCGTCTCGCTGCTCGACTTCCACCAGGACCTCTACAACGAGGAGTTCCAAGGGGAAGGTGCGCCCGCCTGGGCCACCCAGGACGGCGGGCTGCTGAATCCGCCCCTGGGCTTCCCGGGCAACTACTTCGCCAACCTTGCGGAGAACCACGCCTGGGACGCCTTCTGGGGCAGTGCGCCGGCGCCTGACGGCCGCGGGCTCCAGGACCACTATGTCGGTGCCGTGGCGCACGTGGCGTCGTACTTCCGGGGCGTCCCATCGGTCGCCGGTTACGAGGTCATGAATGAGCCGTGGCCCGGTACGGCCTGGGCGTTGTGTCTGAATCCGCTGCTCGGTTGCCCGCTGTTCGACGCCACCCTGTCGGCCTTCAATGCCAAGGCCGTCAGTGCCGTACGCGCCGCCGACAGCGGACACCTGATCTGGACCGAACCGAATGTGCTGTTCAACCAGGGCATGCCGACCAACGTCACTGCGTTCGGGTCGGGCACTGGGTTCGCGTTCCACGACTACTGCGGAGTCCAGTCGCTCCTCGGCAACAACCTCAGCTGTCCGTTGCAGGATGCGTTGACGTTCCACAACGCCGCGACGTACTCCTCGAGCCGCCGGGTCCCGCCACTGCTGACCGAGTTCGGTGCCACGAACGACCTGTCGAATCTCACCGAGGTCGAGAACTACGCCGACCAGAACCGGATGAGCTGGCTCGAATGGGCCTACACCGGCAACGACAAGACGAGTTCGTCCTCGTCGGGGCAGGCGCTGGTCTATGACCCATCGCAGCCTCCGGTCGGGGCCAACGTGAACGCCGCGAAGCTCCAGGTGCTCGCTCGGCCGTACCCGCAGGCTGTCGCCGGTGTCCCAGGCGCATGGTCGTGGGCCAACGGTGTCTTCGCACTGACGTACTCGACCGCGCGTGCGGACGGCGTGGGTTCCTTCGGTGCCGGGTCCGAGACCGACATCTCGGCACCCGCAGTGGCCTTCCCGCACGGCTACACGGTGAGTGTCGCCGGCGCGCGGGTCACCTCCGCGCCGAACGCGGCCACGCTGCGCCTTGCGCTGCTGCCGGGAGCTTCAACCGTGACGGTGTCCGTACGCGCGAATTAGCATGAGGCGGTGACGCGTCTTCGGGTGCTGGCGGCCCTGCTTGCGAGTGCTGTCTACGCGGTCGTTCCGGCGTCGGCCCGGGCGTCGACCGCGTACGCGCCGGACGGGGTGTTGTTCTACCCGAGCCTGGCCGGGCTGCTGCCGGCGCTGGGCGGGCCGCACTTCTGCTCCGCCACGGTGGTCCATTCAGCCGGTCACGATCTGGTCATCACCGCAGCGCACTGCGTGTTCGGCGCCGGACCGGGGACGGAGTTCGTGCCCGGGTTCCGCGACGGCCGGGCCCCGTACGGCGTGTGGTCGGTGGCGAGCATCCACGTCGACCCGGGCTGGCAGTCAGGGCAGAATCCGACGCGCGATGTCGCAGTGCTGACCATCGCTCCTTTGAACGGCCGCCAGGTCGAGGACGTGGTGGGCGCACGGCCGCTGGGGCTGCCGGTGATCGGCGCGGCGACGACGGTACGCGGCTATCCGATGACGGCCGGCGTGCCGAGCGCGTGCACTAGCCGGCTGACCCTGACCGCAGGCTTTCCGACGGTCGCCTGCCCTGCCGGCGGGATGACCGACGGCGTCAGTGGTGGCGCCTTCGTCCAGAGCGGCCGGGTCGTCGGTGTGATCGGTGGACTGCAGCAGGGTGGCTGCACGGCGACCGTCAACTACTCCTCGCCGTTCGGCGCGTGGACGAGTCGGCTCCTCAACCGCGCGCAGGCGCACGCCGCCGGAGATCTGGCGCTGCCCGGCTTCCTCGCGAATGCCTGTCCATGAGTCGTGTCTCGGCGTGACGGATGCCGGGTCTCGGCGTCAGGCCGGCTCGGCCGCCAGCAGCCGACCGACGGCCAGCGCCGACGCAGTCGTACCTCCAGCGGTGAACTCGAACCGCTTCGCCGCCGTGTAATAGCGGTGTGCGGCTCCGTCGAGATCAATGCCGACGCCGCCGTGGATGTGGACGGTGGAGTGCGCGATCCGGTGGCTGATGTCCGCAGCCCACAGGGCTGCTTCGGCCACCTCGAGCGCAGAGTCGAGGCCCTCGGAGAGCCGCCAGACCGCTTGCCACAGTGTGAGTGAGCCGAACAGCAGGTCGATGTGTCCGTCGGCCAGCCGGTGAGCCACCGACTGGAACGTGGCGATCGGGCGCTCGAACTGCTCGCGCTCCTTGGCGTACGCGGTGGTGAGCGCAAGCGAGCCTTCGGCGATGCCGACCATCTCCGCCGAGGCGGCGATGGTGACGAGTTCAGCGAGCACGCGGGCGGCGTCTGCCGCACCGAGGATCTCGGCGGAGGCACCGGTGAGAGTGACCAGTCCGGCCACGTCGCCATCAGTCGTACGCTGCGCCTCGACCGAGACGCCGGTGGCCCCGGCCTGGACCACGAAGACGGCCGAGCCGTCGGTGGTGGAGGCAGTCACCAGGTACGCGGCCGCGCGAGTGCCAGCGCGTACGACGGTCTTGGTCCCGGTCAGGCTCCACCCGTCAGGTCCGCTCGTCGCGACAGTCGTCGGATGGACCGGCTGCGCGTCCAGGTCCTCCGCGAGTGCCGGGACGATGATCGAGGTGCCGTCTGCGATCCCGGGGAGCCAGCGGCTGCGCTGGTTGTCCGAGCCGTACGCACCGATCGCTGCCGTTGCTGCGTACACAGGGGCCAGCGGGATCGGTGCGACCGTACGCCCGGCTTCGACGAGGACCCGGCAGGCCTCGATCAGGCCGAGTCCGGCGCCGCCGTACTCCTCAGCGATCGGCAGCGAGATCAAGCCGGCGTCCGCGACCGCACGCCACAGGTCGGCGTCGAACCGGTCGCCGCCGGACTCGACGGCACGCTGGCGCTCGACCGTGGTGAGATCGCCGAAGATCTGGGCAGCCAGCGCGGCCGCCTCGTCCTGCTCGGAGGAGAAGGTGAAGTCCATGTCTATTACCTCTTCTGCTCAGCGCTTCGCTGCGGGGAGGCCGAGGCCGACGTACCCGATGATGTCGCGTTGGATCTCGTTGGTGCCGCCGCCGAAGGTCATCACCAGCGAGGAGCGGAAGTAGCGCTCGAGCCGCCCGGCCAGCACGGCACCGGGGGAGTCCGCGGCAACGCCGGCGCTCGGGCCCACGATCTCCATCAGGGACCGGTAGACCTCGACGGCGAGTTCGGAGCCGAACACCTTGGTGGCCGACGCATCAGCCGGGTTGAGGGTGTCGATCTCGGAAGCCAGCTTCCAGTTGACCAGCGTGAGCGCATCGGTACGCGCCTGCGCCCGACCGAGGAGCACCTGGACCCACTGCTGATCGATCACGCGGTCGCCGGTCGACGTCTTGGTCGACTGCGCCCAGTCACGGACGAGCTCAATCGAGTGCACCAGTGCGGCCGAGGAGGTCAGGGCCACTCGCTCGCGGTTGAGCTGATTGGTCATCAGCTTCCAGCCGCCGCCGCGCTCGCCGATGATGTTCTCCGCCGGGACGCGTACGTCCTCGTAGTAGGTCGCGCTGGTGTGCACGCTCGCAACTGTGTGTACCGGGGTGTAGCTGAAGCCGGCGGCCGAGGTCGGCACCAGGATCAGCGACAGTCCGCGGTGGCGCGGCTGGTCGGGTTCGGTGCGGCACGCCATCCAGAGCCAGTCGGCGTACTGGATCAACGAGGTCCACATCTTCTGCCCGTTGATGACCCATTCGCCGGTGCCCTCGTCGAGGACCGCGCGAGTCTTGAGCGAGGCGAGGTCGGTGCCCGATCCGGGCTCGGAGTAGCCGATCGAGAAGTGCAGCTCCCCGGCAAGGATCTTGGGGAGGAAGAAGTCCTTCTGCTCGTCCGACCCGAACTTCATGATCGTCGGGCCGACCGTGTTGAGCGTCAGGTGGGGGACCGGTACGCCGGCGACCCCGGCGACGTCGGTGAAGATCAGCTGATCGATCATCGACCGGTTCTGGCCGCCGTACTCCTCGGGCCAGCCGATGCCGAGCCAGCCGTCGGTGCCGAGCTGACGGATCACGCTCTTGTAGACGCTGGTGTCGCCGAACTCGCCGGTGGAGGCAGCCAGCCCCGCCCGGATCTCCGGCGTCACGAGCGCGGCAAAATACTCGCGAAGCTCGGAACGAAGCCGCTCTTGTTCTGGTGTCAGGGCTACCCGCATGTGATAAAACTAGAACATGTTCTCGTTTTGGTCCATCATTGGGTCAGGAACGAGCGTCGTGACCCAAGGAGTGAGGCATGTCTGAGACCCGTGCACTTGACGCTGGCACCGCGCCGGAGCGATTCGCGCGTGGATGGCACTGTCTCGGCCTCGAGCGGGACTTCGCCGATGGCAAGCCGCACGCGGTCGAGGCCTTCGGCGGCAAGCTCGTCGTCTGGGCCGACTCGAAGGGCGCCATCAACGTGCTCGACGGCTACTGCCGTCACATGGGTGGCGACCTGACCCAGGGCTTCGTCAAGGGTGACGAGGTCGCCTGCCCGTTCCATGACTGGCGATGGGGCGGCGACGGTCGCTGCAAGCAGATCCCGTACGCCCGTCGCGTCCCGCTCCGCGCGCGTACGCACCGCTACGACGTCGCGATCCGCAACGGTCAGGTGCTCATCTGGCACGACCCGGAGAACTCGGCCGCCGACCACGAGATCCTGCCGCCGGAACTGCCCGACGTGATGACCGACAAGTACACGGAATGGTCGTGGCACACGAAGGAGATCAACGGCTCGCACTGTCGTGAGTTGATCGACAACGTCGCCGACATGGCGCACTTCTATTACGTGCACTTCGCGTTCCCGACCAGCTTCCGCAACGTCTTCGAGGGCCACACCGCGACCCAGTTCATGGAGTCGCAGGGCCGCCCGGACCACCAGGACGGTGCGTACGGCGACGAGAACTCGTTCCTGAAGTCGGTGGCCACGTACTACGGACCGTCGTACATGATCAACTGGCTCGAGGTCGACTACAAGGGCTTCGTCACCGAGGTGATCCTGGTGAACTGCCACCTTCCCACGGGCCCCGACAGCTTCACACTGCAGTACGCGATCACCGTCAAGAAGCCCGAAGGCCTCGATGAGAAGACGGTCAACTACATCGCCGAGGCGTACACGAACTCCTTCGGCAGCGGCTTCCTCCAGGACGTGGCGATCTGGGAGAACAAGGTGCCGGTCCAGAACCCGCTGCTGTGCGAGGACGACGGCCCGGTCTACCAGTTGCGTCGTTGGTACGAGCAGTTCTACGTCGACGCCGCTGACGTCCAGCCGGAGATGAGCGAGCGGTTCGAGTTCGAGGTCGACACCACCAAGGCCAACGAGTTCTGGCACGCGGAGGTCGCCGAGAACCTGGCGCGCAGGGCTGCTGAAACTGAGCCCGCTCACGACGTGGCCACCGCCGACGTGTCATGACGTCCTTCCGTGTCGGCGACGCGACGCGCGCCGATCAAGAGCTCTACACCCATGCCCGGATGGTCGAGGTGTCCTGCGGGACCTGCGGCACGGTCGTCGGGGTGAAGAAGAACAGCGACCAGCACACGTCGATCCAGTGGGGTGAGGACGGCGTCAGCACGTGTCGGGAGTTCGCAGAGTCGGCGGCCCGGCCGGGTGGGCGAGCGGTGTACGCACCCTGCCCGCGGCTCGCGCTCAGCATCGACGCCGCGGTGGACGCCGGCCGGATTGAGATCGGAGCCATCGATGGCTACTGAATTCCCGAACAGTGACGTCGTCGAGCTCGCCGTGCGGGAGGTCGTCATCGAGACGGCCGACGCGCGCTCGATCGTCTTCGAGCCGTACGCAGGTTGGTTGGACTTCAAGCCGGGTCAGTTCCTGACGCTGGCGGTGCCCAGCGACCAGACCGGTGTGGCCGCCCGCTGCTACTCGTTGTCGAGTACGCCCGGCGAAGGCCTCAAGGTCACGGTCAAACGGACTGCTGACGGGTACGCCTCCAACTGGATCTGCGAGAACCTCGAGCCGGGCGACAGCCTGCGTGTCCTTCCGCCGAGCGGGATCTTCACGCCGGCCTCGCTCGACGCGGACTTCCTGCTCTTTGCCGGTGGCAGCGGTGTCACGCCGATCATGTCGATCGCGCGTACGGCCCTGCGCAACGGCAGTGGCCGGATCGTGGTGTTCTACGCCAACCGTGACGAGTCATCGGTGATCTTCGCGAAGCAGTGGGCCGAGCTCGCGGCCGCGTACCCGGACCGGCTGCAGGTCGTGCACTGGTTGGAGTCCGTCCAGGGCCTGCCGAGCCAGGATCAGCTGCGCGCCTTTGCGTCGCAGTACCTGTCGTACGACGCCTTCGTGTGTGGCCCGGCTCCGTTCATGGCCTCGACGGTCGCGGCGTTGCGCGAACTGGAGTTCCCGCGGGAGCGTCGTCACCAGGAGAAGTTCATCTCGCTCGGCGGCAACCCCTTCGGCGATGCCGAGGACGCGGCAGTCGCTGCGGAGGAGATCGAGGCAGCCGAATCGGACGGCCCCGGCGAGGTTGTACTCGATGACCCCTCTGCCGGCCCGTCCCGCCTGCAGGTCGAACTCG comes from Nocardioides baekrokdamisoli and encodes:
- a CDS encoding crotonase/enoyl-CoA hydratase family protein; this encodes MSESSTSESHEPTQPHLLTELRGHTLIVTMNRPESRNALSGEMLGLMEQAWERANNDPEVRVVILTGAGGYFCAGADLKAMSKDAPGDKFASGAFDPSIIKSLLKGFRLTKPLIAAVEGPAIAGGTEILQATDIRIAGESAKFGVSEVKWGLYPLGGSAVRLPRQIPYTIAAELLLTGRHVLAAEAKEIGLIGRIVPDGEALTAALEVADLIAANGPLAVQAVLKTIRDSEGKHENECWKDDATVGAAVFASNDAKEGPRSFAERRKPNFSGS
- a CDS encoding acyl-CoA synthetase; this translates as MARNIADLFEHAVDAAPDKPAVQVGDRGVTFAELEAESNKLAHFLSSRGIGAGDHVGLYSKNSAEHVIALLAIFKVRAVAININYRYVAGELEYIFDNADLVGLVHDEVYAPLVAEVAPKFAKLKTIVAVPSPVDEIGDDEFALIQSYGGVLLADAAEGQSDARDFGPRSADDIHIIYTGGTTGFPKGVMWRHEDFWRVLGGGIDFMSGDYLEEYDQSEKAKQPGLVTLPLSPLMHGGAQAALLMHLFAGTVTILEPRFDPVKTWEIIDKYGVHMMFMTGDAMARPLIDAYEAGRADGTPFSGQTLFAIASSAAIFSKPVKERWMKAFPNAVFTDSVGSTETGFQGTGLQDASALSTDGPVITAGAHTAVLDEDGRPIDIHDPKNIGCVGLTARKGHVPVGYYGDPEKSAKTFVEIDGERHSIPGDMARVEGEGRLTLLGRGSNCINTGGEKVYPEEVEAAIKFHPDIYDTLVVGLPDETYGQTVAAVVQPTPGATIELEELRTFLRTHLSGYKLPRVLAIVDEIPRNAAGKAQYPRAKEIALATISTGASA
- a CDS encoding NAD(P)H-dependent flavin oxidoreductase, producing MHTDLCERFGIQYPIFAFTPSEHVAAAVSRAGGLGVLGCVRFNDPAELDKTLDWLDANTDGKPYGVDVVMPMKVPTEGTSTDLKSYIPADHISFVERTLQQLGVPPLPEGEGREGVLGWLHSVARSHVDIALSHRPVLIANALGSPPVDVINQAHEAGVLVAALAGAAKHAQSHVTNGVDIIIAQGYEAGGHTGEIASMVLTPEIVDAVGPNVPVLGAGGIGRGRQVAASLALGAQGVWTGSVWLTTAEYQNLNTNKGMTEAFLRATSADTVRTKVYTGKPARLLKTKWTEAWAAEDAPSPLPMPLQNLLVADAHNRMNAHGDPDVISMPVGQIVGTMNEVRPVADVMADLVAEFEATVDRLDKIR
- a CDS encoding cellulase family glycosylhydrolase, with the protein product MTRGVWRRLGVLVAALGLLAAPAARAVPGGASIGSAGVWMTDAAGRVVILHGLNQVYKVAPYTPSAGGFSDDDAAFLAANGFNAMRLGVIWAAVEPRPGAYDDAYLASLSQTVQTLARHGIVSLLDFHQDLYNEEFQGEGAPAWATQDGGLLNPPLGFPGNYFANLAENHAWDAFWGSAPAPDGRGLQDHYVGAVAHVASYFRGVPSVAGYEVMNEPWPGTAWALCLNPLLGCPLFDATLSAFNAKAVSAVRAADSGHLIWTEPNVLFNQGMPTNVTAFGSGTGFAFHDYCGVQSLLGNNLSCPLQDALTFHNAATYSSSRRVPPLLTEFGATNDLSNLTEVENYADQNRMSWLEWAYTGNDKTSSSSSGQALVYDPSQPPVGANVNAAKLQVLARPYPQAVAGVPGAWSWANGVFALTYSTARADGVGSFGAGSETDISAPAVAFPHGYTVSVAGARVTSAPNAATLRLALLPGASTVTVSVRAN
- a CDS encoding trypsin-like serine peptidase, with translation MTRLRVLAALLASAVYAVVPASARASTAYAPDGVLFYPSLAGLLPALGGPHFCSATVVHSAGHDLVITAAHCVFGAGPGTEFVPGFRDGRAPYGVWSVASIHVDPGWQSGQNPTRDVAVLTIAPLNGRQVEDVVGARPLGLPVIGAATTVRGYPMTAGVPSACTSRLTLTAGFPTVACPAGGMTDGVSGGAFVQSGRVVGVIGGLQQGGCTATVNYSSPFGAWTSRLLNRAQAHAAGDLALPGFLANACP
- a CDS encoding acyl-CoA dehydrogenase family protein — its product is MDFTFSSEQDEAAALAAQIFGDLTTVERQRAVESGGDRFDADLWRAVADAGLISLPIAEEYGGAGLGLIEACRVLVEAGRTVAPIPLAPVYAATAAIGAYGSDNQRSRWLPGIADGTSIIVPALAEDLDAQPVHPTTVATSGPDGWSLTGTKTVVRAGTRAAAYLVTASTTDGSAVFVVQAGATGVSVEAQRTTDGDVAGLVTLTGASAEILGAADAARVLAELVTIAASAEMVGIAEGSLALTTAYAKEREQFERPIATFQSVAHRLADGHIDLLFGSLTLWQAVWRLSEGLDSALEVAEAALWAADISHRIAHSTVHIHGGVGIDLDGAAHRYYTAAKRFEFTAGGTTASALAVGRLLAAEPA
- a CDS encoding acyl-CoA dehydrogenase family protein → MRVALTPEQERLRSELREYFAALVTPEIRAGLAASTGEFGDTSVYKSVIRQLGTDGWLGIGWPEEYGGQNRSMIDQLIFTDVAGVAGVPVPHLTLNTVGPTIMKFGSDEQKDFFLPKILAGELHFSIGYSEPGSGTDLASLKTRAVLDEGTGEWVINGQKMWTSLIQYADWLWMACRTEPDQPRHRGLSLILVPTSAAGFSYTPVHTVASVHTSATYYEDVRVPAENIIGERGGGWKLMTNQLNRERVALTSSAALVHSIELVRDWAQSTKTSTGDRVIDQQWVQVLLGRAQARTDALTLVNWKLASEIDTLNPADASATKVFGSELAVEVYRSLMEIVGPSAGVAADSPGAVLAGRLERYFRSSLVMTFGGGTNEIQRDIIGYVGLGLPAAKR
- a CDS encoding Rieske 2Fe-2S domain-containing protein, which codes for MSETRALDAGTAPERFARGWHCLGLERDFADGKPHAVEAFGGKLVVWADSKGAINVLDGYCRHMGGDLTQGFVKGDEVACPFHDWRWGGDGRCKQIPYARRVPLRARTHRYDVAIRNGQVLIWHDPENSAADHEILPPELPDVMTDKYTEWSWHTKEINGSHCRELIDNVADMAHFYYVHFAFPTSFRNVFEGHTATQFMESQGRPDHQDGAYGDENSFLKSVATYYGPSYMINWLEVDYKGFVTEVILVNCHLPTGPDSFTLQYAITVKKPEGLDEKTVNYIAEAYTNSFGSGFLQDVAIWENKVPVQNPLLCEDDGPVYQLRRWYEQFYVDAADVQPEMSERFEFEVDTTKANEFWHAEVAENLARRAAETEPAHDVATADVS
- a CDS encoding ferredoxin--NADP reductase, encoding MATEFPNSDVVELAVREVVIETADARSIVFEPYAGWLDFKPGQFLTLAVPSDQTGVAARCYSLSSTPGEGLKVTVKRTADGYASNWICENLEPGDSLRVLPPSGIFTPASLDADFLLFAGGSGVTPIMSIARTALRNGSGRIVVFYANRDESSVIFAKQWAELAAAYPDRLQVVHWLESVQGLPSQDQLRAFASQYLSYDAFVCGPAPFMASTVAALRELEFPRERRHQEKFISLGGNPFGDAEDAAVAAEEIEAAESDGPGEVVLDDPSAGPSRLQVELDGVDHDFDDWAPGVTLLDHLESKGIAAPYSCRLGECSACACRILEGEVKMLNNDVLDDEDLADGIRLACQSVAVTDKVRVSYS